A window of Longispora fulva contains these coding sequences:
- a CDS encoding tetratricopeptide repeat protein, whose amino-acid sequence MSAAQQALSATSMLAVGGREAEAEAWYRRAAEAGHGTAMSNLGNLLRDLGSLQQAESWYQRAVDMGNTDAMSSLGVLQFGRGDLQQAQVSFRRAAEAGRIDAMFNVGQISKALGDHSEAEVWFRHAAEAESIDAMCNLGVLLYERGDIQEAEVWFRRGADFGDTDTMCNLGELLFIRGEIQEAEVWFRRASDAGHTGAMNHLRELLDAHGLDGHCGEHKD is encoded by the coding sequence GTGTCCGCGGCTCAGCAGGCGTTGTCCGCCACCAGCATGCTGGCGGTTGGGGGCCGTGAAGCGGAAGCGGAGGCGTGGTACCGACGTGCCGCCGAGGCCGGACACGGCACCGCGATGAGTAACCTCGGAAACCTGCTGCGCGACCTGGGCAGCCTCCAGCAGGCGGAGAGCTGGTATCAGCGCGCCGTTGACATGGGCAACACCGACGCGATGAGCAGCCTTGGTGTCCTCCAGTTCGGGCGAGGTGACCTGCAGCAGGCGCAAGTTTCATTCCGGCGTGCCGCCGAAGCCGGACGCATCGACGCAATGTTCAACGTAGGACAGATAAGTAAGGCGCTTGGCGACCATTCAGAAGCGGAAGTGTGGTTCCGGCATGCCGCCGAAGCCGAATCCATCGACGCGATGTGCAACCTGGGCGTCCTCCTGTACGAGCGAGGTGACATCCAAGAGGCGGAGGTCTGGTTCCGGCGTGGTGCAGACTTCGGTGACACGGACACGATGTGCAACCTTGGTGAGCTCCTGTTTATACGAGGGGAAATCCAAGAGGCGGAGGTCTGGTTCCGGCGTGCCTCCGACGCCGGACACACCGGCGCGATGAATCACCTTCGGGAGCTGTTGGATGCGCACGGCCTCGACGGGCACTGCGGAGAGCACAAGGACTGA
- a CDS encoding site-specific integrase yields the protein MEIALVDLAAEPDSSVGGGVRTWLAGIPNENTRRAYAGHLEHWLSWCAREGRDPLDASRDDVDGFFDSLRGAADPPTENTIRTRRSALTSWYTHLIDCGILADNPAASVRPTGCKVEGCPEATATGFARSTTAGTNPR from the coding sequence ATGGAGATAGCCCTCGTCGATCTCGCAGCTGAACCCGATTCTTCCGTCGGCGGCGGCGTGCGCACTTGGTTGGCCGGGATCCCCAACGAGAACACCCGCCGGGCCTACGCGGGCCACCTGGAGCACTGGCTGAGCTGGTGTGCTCGGGAAGGTCGTGACCCGCTGGACGCCTCCCGCGATGATGTCGACGGATTCTTCGACAGTCTCCGGGGGGCGGCGGATCCGCCGACGGAGAACACTATTCGGACCCGTCGGTCGGCCCTCACGAGCTGGTATACCCACTTGATCGACTGCGGGATACTCGCCGACAACCCGGCGGCATCCGTCCGGCCAACCGGCTGCAAGGTCGAAGGCTGCCCGGAGGCTACGGCAACGGGTTTTGCAAGGTCCACAACCGCCGGAACAAACCCACGGTGA
- a CDS encoding helix-turn-helix domain-containing protein, which produces METFGQALRRLRDERGFSLRGLGKKASFDYSYLSQVERDARWPSRDVPVRCDFVLGSGDTLTALYDREERARVARRLAGRQPTPAHTATVDSESWASLPVPTLGTLINQGRDAVERARTPVTFPPTAPAGPHPRAVPLAHVRRASLRHDGRPTAGPASRSSGRGHSSPGWRAGFLTTGGAPMCLVKG; this is translated from the coding sequence ATGGAAACCTTCGGTCAGGCACTACGGCGACTGCGCGACGAACGTGGCTTCTCCCTGCGCGGACTCGGGAAGAAGGCCAGCTTCGACTACAGCTATCTCTCGCAGGTCGAACGCGATGCCCGCTGGCCGTCGCGGGACGTGCCGGTCCGCTGCGACTTCGTTTTGGGCTCCGGTGACACCCTGACGGCCCTCTACGACCGGGAGGAACGCGCCCGGGTGGCCCGACGTTTGGCGGGGCGCCAGCCCACACCAGCCCACACCGCGACCGTGGATTCTGAGTCTTGGGCGTCGCTTCCCGTGCCTACATTAGGCACCTTGATCAACCAGGGAAGGGATGCCGTGGAACGCGCCCGGACGCCGGTTACGTTCCCGCCAACCGCGCCTGCCGGTCCGCATCCTCGAGCAGTACCACTGGCACACGTTCGCCGAGCATCCCTACGTCACGACGGCAGACCGACGGCTGGTCCGGCGTCACGGTCCAGTGGACGTGGCCACAGCTCGCCCGGCTGGAGGGCTGGATTCTTGACCACGGGGGGTGCCCCTATGTGTTTGGTCAAGGGGTGA
- a CDS encoding class I SAM-dependent methyltransferase → MREAAAVNAAAWNHQALSAGNPDGQTVGRLELTQYPGHGPGIELLGDVKGLRVVELGCGRGHNLAALAAAGAYCVGVDIAAEQIRWARAAWPHINFYAADALDYLADAPPADLYLSIFGAVGLCEPGLLLRVLATTLHPQARLIFATPDPGWLADRSGWLSSPGGRQFPVRRWPLTLPQWLGQIEEAGLMACGHLVVDQPGTQQPCTMIVTVERRPAGGRPC, encoded by the coding sequence ATGCGTGAAGCCGCCGCCGTCAACGCTGCCGCGTGGAACCACCAGGCACTTAGTGCCGGAAATCCCGATGGACAGACGGTCGGCCGCCTCGAACTCACGCAGTACCCCGGCCACGGACCCGGCATCGAACTCCTCGGCGATGTCAAGGGCCTGCGGGTCGTTGAGCTGGGTTGCGGACGCGGACACAACCTTGCCGCCCTCGCCGCAGCCGGAGCGTACTGCGTCGGCGTGGACATCGCCGCCGAACAGATCCGCTGGGCCCGCGCCGCATGGCCGCACATCAACTTCTACGCGGCCGACGCGCTTGACTACCTCGCCGACGCCCCGCCTGCTGACCTTTACCTGTCGATCTTCGGCGCGGTGGGACTGTGCGAGCCCGGGCTTCTACTGCGCGTCCTCGCCACAACGCTGCACCCGCAGGCGCGTCTGATCTTCGCCACTCCTGACCCAGGCTGGCTCGCTGACCGTTCCGGTTGGCTGAGCAGCCCTGGCGGGCGTCAATTCCCTGTCCGTCGGTGGCCGCTGACCCTGCCTCAGTGGCTTGGTCAGATCGAGGAAGCCGGGCTGATGGCATGCGGGCATCTCGTCGTTGACCAACCGGGCACGCAGCAGCCTTGCACCATGATCGTAACGGTGGAGCGCAGACCAGCAGGCGGCCGGCCTTGCTGA
- a CDS encoding SigE family RNA polymerase sigma factor: MDRHAGFEEFVVGRSARLVRLAYGLTQDHGMAEDLVQTALAKSWSAWRRIVDDPEPYVRRVIVNTYNSWWRRAWHRERPADVLPELAMAGPQRAVDDRDAVWRALRVLPRQQRAVLVLRYLEDLSEEQTAEALSLSPGTVKSYSAKGLAKLRLDAGLRELRVPAAPGADAAERLAAVRTRIERRRRGRLAAAGAAVAVVLALLVAYVMAPATRESLPPAPPHPVPTTGPVPQKVVALPDLPDFEEGYRVITGAPRATMPMTGAAPVEFPWTPSTLDVRLYTLCPLILEHPLWFMVAMNGLNVGSVGCGGVPQVKRERPLDADLLKAAGVTIGRPTTVRISEGKVTEILPVPVGGQPKPPADPGTLTIGLAEAVPFERFPLPVRPDPLKALPAPSGTGPVLRPGTLSATVVWGPELWLSGYSQTPGILALLVDGRPTGTMTWWDYEGHDIGIATGTKYSAPYPNPPAGSTVTISVDPRFVTGNWYVAIGDKQR, encoded by the coding sequence ATGGACAGGCACGCGGGGTTCGAGGAGTTCGTGGTGGGCCGGTCGGCGCGCCTGGTGCGGCTGGCCTACGGGCTCACCCAGGACCACGGGATGGCCGAGGACCTGGTGCAGACGGCGTTGGCGAAGTCGTGGTCGGCGTGGCGGCGGATCGTGGACGACCCGGAGCCGTACGTGCGCCGGGTCATCGTCAACACGTACAACTCCTGGTGGCGGCGGGCCTGGCACCGCGAACGGCCGGCCGACGTCCTGCCCGAGCTGGCGATGGCCGGGCCGCAGCGCGCCGTGGACGACCGCGACGCCGTCTGGCGGGCACTGCGGGTGCTGCCCCGCCAGCAGCGCGCGGTGCTGGTGCTGCGCTACCTGGAGGACCTGTCCGAGGAGCAGACGGCCGAGGCGTTGTCCCTGTCCCCGGGTACGGTGAAGAGCTACTCGGCGAAGGGCCTGGCGAAGCTGCGCCTGGACGCGGGGCTCCGCGAACTGCGGGTGCCCGCCGCCCCCGGTGCCGACGCCGCCGAGCGGCTGGCCGCGGTGCGTACCCGGATAGAGCGTCGGCGTCGGGGACGGCTGGCCGCCGCCGGCGCGGCAGTCGCCGTCGTGCTGGCCCTGCTGGTGGCGTACGTCATGGCGCCCGCGACGCGGGAGTCCCTGCCGCCGGCACCGCCGCATCCGGTGCCGACGACCGGGCCGGTGCCACAGAAGGTGGTGGCGCTGCCCGACCTCCCGGACTTCGAGGAGGGGTACCGGGTGATCACCGGTGCTCCGCGCGCGACCATGCCGATGACGGGGGCGGCCCCGGTCGAGTTCCCGTGGACGCCGTCGACGCTGGACGTTCGGCTGTACACCCTGTGCCCTCTTATCCTGGAGCATCCGCTGTGGTTCATGGTCGCGATGAACGGGTTGAACGTCGGTTCCGTCGGCTGCGGTGGTGTCCCACAGGTGAAGCGGGAGCGCCCCCTCGACGCTGATCTGCTGAAGGCCGCCGGGGTCACGATCGGACGGCCGACGACGGTGAGAATTTCCGAGGGCAAGGTGACCGAGATCCTCCCGGTGCCGGTCGGTGGACAACCGAAGCCGCCAGCCGACCCGGGAACACTCACGATCGGGCTGGCCGAGGCGGTCCCGTTCGAGCGGTTCCCGCTGCCTGTCCGCCCTGACCCGCTGAAGGCACTGCCGGCCCCGTCCGGCACGGGTCCGGTGCTGCGCCCAGGCACGTTGAGCGCGACGGTGGTGTGGGGACCCGAGCTGTGGCTGAGCGGGTACTCGCAGACCCCGGGCATCCTCGCCCTTCTGGTCGACGGACGGCCCACCGGGACGATGACCTGGTGGGACTACGAGGGGCACGACATCGGGATTGCCACCGGCACGAAGTACTCCGCGCCGTATCCGAACCCACCGGCGGGCTCCACGGTCACGATCAGCGTGGACCCGAGGTTCGTCACCGGGAACTGGTATGTGGCGATCGGCGACAAGCAGCGGTAG
- a CDS encoding HNH endonuclease, whose product MTKSLAEFTRGHARCRACAYEDKINSQVERRADPETELTCAGACGLTLPTVKFDPGSVTCRSCLDAPKFLARAEAAARGATKQCRKCLEIRSVMEFALGSLVCWPCCEVWKTQRWAELVATESRKPCGDCEYVKPLGEFYPWDRLCRRCRLAEVSRQWHADLDGNRARRRAVYAANPEPARARSMAFSKTSAGRVVQHRSYWKRRTVLLAKGRRRYEEHGEQMRTTSKAWKDRNPDRVNWHTRKRRNRIVAAIGSHTDREWREMLRRHAGRCAYCGKQAVERDHVVPLTRGGSDFVSNLLPACRGCNCSKNNKLLVEWRYRIDADGVRRTAPILHRLARALPRHPLP is encoded by the coding sequence GTGACCAAGTCGCTGGCGGAATTCACGCGAGGTCACGCCCGGTGCAGGGCCTGCGCCTACGAGGACAAGATCAATAGCCAGGTTGAGCGTCGGGCGGACCCGGAGACGGAGCTGACGTGTGCTGGTGCGTGTGGGCTCACGCTACCGACGGTCAAGTTCGATCCCGGCAGCGTGACCTGCCGTAGCTGTCTGGACGCCCCAAAGTTCCTCGCGCGGGCCGAAGCGGCGGCACGTGGCGCGACGAAGCAGTGCCGTAAGTGCCTGGAGATCCGATCAGTGATGGAGTTCGCTCTCGGGTCCCTGGTCTGCTGGCCGTGCTGCGAGGTCTGGAAGACTCAGCGCTGGGCTGAGCTCGTGGCGACCGAGTCCCGGAAGCCATGCGGCGACTGTGAGTATGTCAAACCATTGGGCGAGTTCTATCCCTGGGACCGGCTGTGTCGGCGGTGCCGGCTTGCCGAGGTCTCCCGCCAGTGGCATGCCGATCTTGACGGCAACCGTGCTCGCAGGCGTGCTGTCTACGCGGCGAACCCCGAGCCGGCGCGCGCACGGTCAATGGCCTTCTCCAAGACATCGGCCGGCCGAGTAGTCCAACACCGGTCGTACTGGAAGCGGCGAACTGTGCTCCTCGCGAAAGGCAGACGGCGCTACGAGGAGCACGGCGAGCAGATGCGGACGACAAGCAAGGCGTGGAAGGACCGCAACCCCGACCGGGTCAACTGGCATACCCGCAAGCGGCGAAACCGCATTGTCGCGGCGATTGGCTCACACACGGACCGTGAGTGGCGGGAAATGCTGCGCCGACACGCGGGACGCTGTGCGTACTGCGGGAAACAGGCGGTTGAGCGCGACCACGTCGTTCCCCTCACCCGCGGCGGTTCGGACTTCGTTTCGAACCTCCTGCCAGCCTGCCGTGGATGCAACTGCTCGAAGAACAACAAGCTCCTCGTCGAGTGGCGATACCGGATTGACGCCGACGGCGTCCGCCGGACAGCGCCGATCCTGCATCGCCTGGCCAGGGCCCTGCCGCGTCACCCACTGCCGTGA